From Rutidosis leptorrhynchoides isolate AG116_Rl617_1_P2 chromosome 3, CSIRO_AGI_Rlap_v1, whole genome shotgun sequence, a single genomic window includes:
- the LOC139895907 gene encoding CDP-diacylglycerol--glycerol-3-phosphate 3-phosphatidyltransferase 2-like: protein MPLNLFKFTSSISVHHHHHHHHHHKSHRHKWLRRAIITGKPKILPAMCSGWWRITQFAPQPQVFSYDDKINKLGFRGLKSFRYCSGNMNSVTGDYRNDKPTTEIDRRSSVTPTFPAVDRRHLKPPPSTKLLTLPTILTIARVAAVPILISTFYMDSRLGTTATTGIFIAAAITDWLDGYLARRMNLGTAFGAFLDPVADKLMVAATLVLLCTRPPEAAMFGQLPWLLTVPAIAIIGREITMSAVREWAASQGSKLSEAVAVNNLGKWKTATQMTSLTILLLIRDSSFTEVGFLGATGVSLLYVSAWLAVWSLVVYMKKISKVMLM, encoded by the exons ATGCCTTTAAACCTTTTCAAATTCACATCTTCAATTTCCGTacaccatcatcaccaccaccaccaccaccacaaaagTCATCGTCATAAATGGTTACGCCGCGCAATTATCACCGGGAAACCTAAAATACTGCCTGCGATGTGCTCTGGTTGGTGGAGAATTACACAATTTGCACCGCAACCTCAGGTTTTCAGTTACGacgataaaattaataaattagggtttcgtGGCTTAAAAAGTTTCAGATATTGTTCTGGTAATATGAATTCGGTAACTGGTGATTATAGAAATGATAAACCGACAACGGAAATTGACCGGAGATCCTCTGTTACGCCTACATTTCCGGCGGTCGACCGCCGGCACTTGAAACCTCCTCCGTCTACCAAATTGTTAACTTTGCCTACGATTTTAACGATTGCTCGTGTTGCTGCCGTTCCGATTCTGATTAGCA CTTTCTATATGGATAGTCGGTTAGGAACAACGGCTACTACCGGAATTTTCATTGCTGCCGCAATAACAGATTGGCTTGATGGTTATTTAGCAAGAAGA ATGAACTTAGGAACTGCGTTTGGTGCGTTTTTAGACCCTGTAGCTGATAAG CTTATGGTTGCTGCTACATTGGTCTTGTTATGCACAAGACCTCCAGAAGCTGCTATGTTTGGGCAACTACCATGGTTATTAACTGTACCAGCAATTGCAATAATTGGCAGAGAG ATAACAATGTCTGCAGTTAGAGAATGGGCTGCTTCTCAAGGGAGTAAACTTTCAGAG GCTGTTGCTGTAAATAATCTGGGGAAGTGGAAAACAGCCACGCAAATGACTTCATTAACCATTCTTCTATTGATAAGAGATAGCAG TTTTACAGAGGTAGGGTTTCTGGGTGCAACCGGTGTTTCTTTGCTTTATGTATCAGCTTGGCTAGCCGTATGGTCACTGGTTGTGTATATGAAGAAGATATCGAAAGTTATGCTCATGTAG
- the LOC139895908 gene encoding glutathione S-transferase L3-like, which translates to MFALNFTSCCCYYKHHHFPPQPRVPINLPFYHHNNNNKNISISLTSLTFHHKKLHSNLLALATTMAAGVKEELPPALDSTSEPPPVFDGTTRLYISYTCPYAQRVWITRNCKGLQEKIKVVPIDLKNRPDWYKEKVYPPNKVPALEHNNEVKGESLDLIKYIDTNFEGPSLYPDDPAKKEFGDEMLSNDAFYKSISTSLKGVGVDDAAAAFDYIEKSLSKFDDGPFFLGQFSLVDIAYAPFIERYQPYLLEVKNYDIKVGRPRLAAWIEEMNKNEDFNQTRRDPKELVESYKKRFLSPK; encoded by the exons ATGTTTGCGTTGAATTTTACAAGTTGCTGTTGCTATTACAAACATCATCACTTTCCCCCACAACCACGTGTTCCCATCAATCTTCCATTTTatcatcataacaataacaataaaaatatatcAATCTCCCTAACATCATTAACATTTCATCACAAAAAGCTTCACAGTAACTTGTTAGCTCTTGCAACAACCATGGCTGCCGG TGTGAAAGAGGAACTTCCACCAGCTCTTGATTCTACTTCAGAACCACCTCCAGTTTTTGATGGAACCACTAG GCTGTACATATCTTACACCTGCCCATATGCGCAGCGCGTGTGGATTACCCGCAACTGCAAG GGACTGCAGGAAAAAATTAAAGTGGTTCCGATTGATCTAAAGAACAGGCCTGATTGGTACAAGGAGAAGGTCTATCCACCAAACAAG GTGCCAGCTTTAGAACACAACAATGAAGTTAAGGGAGAAAGCCTTGATTTGATCAAGTATATCGACACCAACTTCGAAGGACCTTCGCTTTATCCTGAT GATCCTGCCAAGAAAGAATTTGGAGATGAGATGCTATCGAATGATGCATTTTATAAATCCATCTCCACCTCTTTAAAAGGGGTCGGAGTTGATGACGCTG CTGCTGCTTTTGATTATATTGAGAAGTCTCTTTCCAAGTTCGATGATGGACCCTTCTTTTTAGGTCAGTTCAGCCTG GTTGATATAGCGTATGCTCCGTTCATCGAAAGGTATCAACCATACTTGCTAGAAGTGAAGAATTATGATATTAAAGTAGGCAGACCAAGACTTGCAGCATGGATTGAG GAAATGAATAAAAATGAGGATTTCAACCAAACGAGACGCGATCCAAAGGAACTTGTAGAGAGCTACAAAAAACGCTTTTTG TCTCCAAAATAA
- the LOC139899828 gene encoding uncharacterized protein — MKKLFFFASSTSSNATNNVASSQSKEKQSYSENSSGDGPQGRGRKSRSKKAAYEDQIQIQSQSQSKSQNSPLLSKSRSYSSGNLHESGLLRTRSESPCSSSSNVSQKQPVSRSSRRAVTPERPSRENWFQDTATFDEACRPEKSAFYGLENLSSESSSYSSIKVLDRYIDGEQHQDRGCRQQMNCNTRSQSQQPSDGGGKRPPRFHYAAPSDGGLTQKPRSHSFRDANRESKLYMSTRDWVENGIAANGSPRKLAKQVIERLSQSRVLPKEIDHDIPITVEDLYGGSLNCLPRDGLVEETSSYEERNCEFDDNCSKVLEYDETEETEETDEIMLLRDELDSRTRKLEKEKNELQMELEKELDRRSTEWSMKLEKYQTEEHRLRERVRELAEQNVSLQREVSVFREKESDNQSKLVHSGQQVKNLTLKMEELVKENENIHQNLLDIQDRYKAAEEDRDLFKRSYEEKDKECKELHRAVTRFLRTCNDQEKTIEGLRDRLTKQMRNFDHNQQSKMQNEQLRLTGVEQALRKEVESFRLEVDSLRHENINLLHRLKGSSKDNGFSSFKLDQELWSRVHCLQNQGTCLINDTVQLCSKLIENIKERGAHSSLEYNEALQNGLDSQFIVESDMKLQGFKRGVESLMKSLLTVSDVLREKSCKETPDNDRSGGVVKSDLKAEALMTSLLREKLYSKEVDVERLEAELATAVRGNDILRCEVQNAMDNLSCVTHKLKDLEMQLMKKDESVYRLTNELQDCKKELTIVNGILPKVSEERDMMWEEVKQYSENNMLLSSEVGMLKKKVESLDEDVLMKEGQITILKDALGKKPFDLLSSPLTNEGFLLH, encoded by the exons ATGAAGAAGCTCTTTTTCTTTGCGTCGTCTACATCTAGTAATGCAACGAACAATGTAGCATCGTCTCAATCGAAAGAAAAGCAATCGTATTCAGAGAATTCGTCAGGAGATGGACCTCAAGGTCGTGGTCGTAAATCAAGATCTAAAAAGGCTGCTTATGAAGATCAAATTCAAATCCAAAGCCAAAGTCAAAGCAAAAGTCAAAACAGTCCACTTCTTAGCAAGAGTCGATCGTATTCTTCTGGTAATCTTCATGAAAGTGGGCTGCTAAGAACTCGAAGTGAATCTCCTTGTAGTAGCAGTAGTAATGTTTCTCAAAAACAGCCCGTTTCTCGGTCTTCACG TCGAGCTGTTACTCCCGAGAGGCCTTCAAGGGAAAATTGGTTTCAAGATACTGCTACATTTGATGAAGCATGTAGACCAGAGAAATCGGCTTTTTATGGGCTTGAAAATTTGTCATCTGAAAGCTCATCGTATTCGTCAATTAAGGTTTTAGATCGATACATTGATGGTGAACAACATCAAGACAGGGGTTGCAGACAACAAATGAATTGCAATACCAGAAGTCAAAGTCAACAACCATCCGACGGTGGAGGAAAAAGACCACCACGGTTTCATTATGCAGCACCATCTGATGGTGGTTTGACACAGAAACCGAGGTCTCATTCATTTAGAGATGCTAACAGAGAATCCAAACTCTATATGTCTACTCGAGATTGGGTCGAGAACGGTATTGCTGCAAACGGGTCGCCCAGAAAACTAGCGAAACAGGTCATCGAGAGGCTTTCTCAGTCTCGTGTTTTGCCTAAGGAGATTGACCATGATATTCCTATCACAGTTGAAGATCTCTATGGTGGGTCCCTAAATTGTTTACCTCGCGATGGACTTGTTGAAGAAACTTCGAGTTACGAAGAAAGAAACTGCGAGTTTGACGATAATTGTAGTAAAGTTTTGGAGTATGATGAAACCGAAGAAACAGAAGAAACTGATGAGATTATGTTACTAAGGGATGAACTCGATTCGCGTACACGAAAAttggaaaaagaaaaaaatgagTTGCAGATGGAACTCGAGAAGGAGTTAGATAGAAGGTCAACCGAATGGTCAATGAAGCTTGAAAAATACCAAACGGAAGAACATAGGCTTCGGGAGAGAGTAAGGGAGCTTGCGGAACAAAACGTGTCTCTTCAACGTGAAGTATCGGTCTTTCGAGAGAAAGAATCGGATAATCAAAGTAAACTTGTTCATTCGGGTCAACAAGTCAAGAATTTGACTTTAAAGATGGAGGAATTAGTCAAAGAGAACGAGAATATCCATCAGAATCTTTTGGACATACAAGACCGTTATAAAGCAGCTGAAGAAGATAGAGATTTGTTCAAAAGAAGCTATGAAGAGAAAGATAAGGAATGCAAAGAGTTGCATCGAGCTGTCACACGATTTTTAAGAACCTGCAACGATCAAGAAAAAACAATCGAAGGACTGCGTGACAGGTTGACCAAACAAATGAGGAACTTTGACCATAACCAACAGTCAAAGATGCAAAACGAGCAGTTGAGATTAACGGGTGTCGAACAAGCTTTAAGAAAAGAAGTAGAATCGTTTCGGCTTGAGGTTGATTCTTTGAGACACGAGAATATAAACCTTTTACATCGATTAAAAGGAAGTTCAAAAGACAACGGCTTTTCAAGCTTTAAGCTCGATCAAGAACTATGGAGCCGTGTTCATTGCTTGCAAAATCAAGGAACGTGCTTGATCAATGATACTGTACAGTTATGCTCGAAATTGATTGAAAATATTAAAGAAAGAGGGGCCCACTCGTCATTGGAATACAATGAAGCTTTGCAGAATGGCTTAGATAGCCAATTTATCGTTGAATCTGATATGAAACTCCAAGGGTTTAAGAGGGGAGTCGAAAGTTTAATGAAAAGTTTGCTGACTGTATCTGATGTGCTGCGTGAAAAGTCCTGCAAAGAAACTCCGGATAATGACCGTTCTGGG GGTGTTGTAAAATCTGATTTGAAAGCAGAAGCGTTGATGACAAGTTTGCTGAGGGAGAAACTATATTCGAAAGAGGTGGATGTCGAGCGACTAGAGGCTGAGCTGGCGACAGCTGTTAGAGGAAACGACATTTTGAGATGTGAAGTGCAAAACGCGATGGATAATCTTTCTTGCGTAACTCACAAATTGAAAGACTTGGAAATGCAG TTGATGAAGAAAGATGAGAGTGTTTATCGTTTGACGAACGAGTTACAAGATTGCAAAAAGGAACTGACGATTGTGAATGGGATTTTACCAAAAGTGTCTGAAGAACGTGATATGATGTGGGAGGAAGTGAAACAGTATAGCGAGAATAACATGCTGTTGAGTTCTGAAGTCGGAATGCTAAAGAAGAAAGTAGAGAGTTTGGATGAAGACGTATTGATGAAAGAAGGTCAGATAACGATACTCAAAGATGCACTCGGGAAGAAGCCTTTTGATCTTCTCTCGAGTCCACTTACTAATGAAGGCTTCTTATTGCACTAG